From the genome of Leptolyngbya sp. 'hensonii', one region includes:
- a CDS encoding slipin family protein, with product MGPVLTPLIVFIVALGIAGIRIDREYQRGVIFRLGRVKGVLGPGIYWIMPGIDQKTLVDVRTKTVNIEPQETVTADSVTIKVNAVLYYRIIDPSKAINRVENYQMAVYQIALTTLRNVVGQNILDDVLQNRDKINVKVQEIVDEITEPWGVVIERVEMKDVEIPSSMQRAMAKEAEAIREKRARLIKAAAEKEASLRLSQAAQNISKNPAALELRRLQMLTEIGAENNTTTVIMIPSDFINLAQRWSRGSSDEAGQTTELESSSEIVEVLSPQDLPESIEADSWKGSSSEDLNAQNI from the coding sequence ATGGGACCTGTACTAACCCCGCTCATTGTGTTTATTGTTGCTTTGGGCATTGCTGGGATCAGGATCGATCGAGAATATCAGCGAGGTGTGATTTTTCGTCTGGGACGGGTTAAAGGGGTTTTGGGGCCAGGGATCTATTGGATTATGCCTGGGATTGATCAGAAAACCCTGGTGGATGTTCGGACGAAAACCGTGAATATTGAACCCCAGGAAACCGTGACTGCGGATAGTGTCACGATTAAGGTGAATGCAGTTCTCTACTATCGGATTATCGATCCTTCTAAAGCGATTAATCGAGTCGAGAATTATCAAATGGCTGTCTATCAGATCGCTTTGACCACTCTCCGTAATGTGGTGGGCCAGAATATTCTGGATGATGTTTTACAGAACCGAGATAAAATTAACGTCAAAGTTCAGGAAATTGTTGATGAAATTACTGAACCCTGGGGTGTTGTGATTGAGCGGGTGGAAATGAAGGATGTAGAAATCCCCTCCTCAATGCAGCGAGCTATGGCTAAAGAAGCTGAGGCAATTCGAGAAAAACGGGCTCGCCTGATTAAAGCAGCGGCTGAAAAGGAAGCCTCGTTGCGATTATCTCAAGCAGCACAAAATATATCCAAAAATCCAGCGGCTCTAGAATTGCGTCGATTGCAGATGCTGACAGAAATTGGCGCTGAAAACAATACAACGACTGTCATCATGATACCTTCTGATTTTATTAATCTGGCCCAGCGGTGGTCGCGAGGATCGTCTGATGAAGCAGGTCAGACTACAGAATTAGAGAGTTCTTCTGAAATCGTAGAAGTTTTGAGTCCGCAAGATCTTCCAGAAAGCATTGAAGCAGATAGTTGGAAAGGTTCTAGCAGCGAGGATTTGAACGCTCAAAATATCTAA
- a CDS encoding TIGR04376 family protein, translating into MGLFEDFSQFLETRLEEFVRNNPQLELQALEEQLREQEETTLQLRADLQLQDKRLQEEILATAQEIQRWHIRIDKAKAAGRTDLVQPAQEREAALLRQGNQLWGQMQGLKERKKQAEELQRKIQLRRQEIQTKIAQLQAEQSKARTEQSWQSTAWNQNTTYNSFGQPDPLEAQFKRWETEEELNQLKRNMGQ; encoded by the coding sequence ATGGGTTTGTTCGAAGACTTCAGCCAATTTTTGGAAACTCGCCTGGAAGAATTTGTCCGTAATAACCCTCAGCTTGAGCTGCAGGCTTTAGAAGAGCAACTTCGAGAACAGGAAGAAACAACGCTGCAACTGAGGGCAGATCTCCAGTTGCAAGATAAACGGCTTCAGGAAGAGATTCTTGCAACCGCCCAGGAAATTCAACGCTGGCATATCCGCATTGACAAAGCCAAGGCTGCTGGTCGTACAGATTTGGTCCAGCCCGCGCAAGAACGGGAAGCGGCTCTCCTGCGTCAAGGTAATCAGCTCTGGGGGCAGATGCAGGGGCTAAAGGAGCGCAAGAAACAGGCTGAAGAACTGCAGCGTAAAATTCAGCTCCGGCGGCAGGAAATTCAGACAAAAATTGCCCAGCTTCAGGCTGAGCAAAGTAAGGCCCGGACGGAGCAGTCCTGGCAATCAACAGCATGGAACCAAAACACTACCTATAATAGCTTCGGCCAGCCGGACCCGCTTGAAGCCCAGTTCAAGCGATGGGAAACGGAAGAAGAGCTGAATCAGCTTAAACGCAACATGGGACAGTAA
- the psaI gene encoding photosystem I reaction center subunit VIII has protein sequence MAASYLPSIFVPLVGLVFPAVTMALLFLYVEREDPAGI, from the coding sequence ATGGCAGCATCCTATTTGCCTTCCATTTTCGTTCCCCTCGTTGGTTTAGTTTTTCCGGCAGTCACCATGGCCCTTCTTTTCCTCTATGTTGAGAGAGAAGACCCCGCCGGTATCTAA
- a CDS encoding photosystem II reaction center protein J translates to MSGRIPLWVVATIAGLGVITIVGLFFYGAYAGIGSAS, encoded by the coding sequence GTGTCTGGAAGGATTCCGCTCTGGGTCGTTGCAACGATCGCAGGTTTAGGGGTAATTACAATTGTGGGGCTCTTCTTCTACGGGGCTTACGCAGGCATTGGTTCTGCTAGCTGA
- a CDS encoding photosystem II reaction center protein L — translation MTRTPNPNKQPVELNRTSLYLGLLLVFVLGILFSSYFFN, via the coding sequence ATGACTAGAACTCCCAATCCAAATAAACAGCCTGTTGAGCTGAATCGCACCTCTCTGTACCTGGGGTTATTGTTGGTTTTCGTACTTGGGATCCTGTTCTCAAGCTACTTCTTCAACTAA
- the psbF gene encoding cytochrome b559 subunit beta yields the protein MTSNTPNQPISYPIFTVRWLAVHTLAVPTIFFLGAIASMQFIHR from the coding sequence ATGACCAGCAACACACCGAATCAACCCATCTCCTATCCTATTTTTACGGTGAGATGGCTCGCAGTTCACACACTTGCAGTTCCGACAATTTTCTTTTTGGGCGCGATCGCATCCATGCAGTTTATTCATCGATAG
- the psbE gene encoding cytochrome b559 subunit alpha encodes MSGSTGERPFSDIITSIRYWVIHSITIPALFIAGWLFVSTGLAYDVFGTPRPNEYFTQERQEVPIVNNRFQAKQQIENYIPK; translated from the coding sequence ATGTCCGGTTCAACTGGAGAGCGTCCATTTTCAGACATCATTACCAGTATTCGCTACTGGGTCATTCATAGCATTACAATTCCGGCTCTATTCATTGCAGGCTGGTTGTTCGTGAGCACAGGCCTGGCCTATGACGTATTTGGTACACCTCGCCCTAATGAGTACTTTACTCAAGAGCGCCAGGAAGTTCCTATCGTCAACAATCGCTTTCAAGCCAAGCAGCAGATTGAAAACTACATTCCGAAATAG
- a CDS encoding photosynthesis system II assembly factor Ycf48 produces MQAIRKSLAKIVAVLMVFWASTACANSYLPSTTYNPWKAISVPTEATLYDISFGSPQHGWLVGSDSTILETVDGGENWQPKVLQLGDQRYRFTSVSFRDKEGWVTGQPSILLHTTDEGKSWSRVPLSEKLPGSPSTILSLGQLSAQMTTDIGAIYKTMDGGKTWKALVQQAVGVIRNISRSTDGKYVAVSAKGNFYSIWEPGQETWVPHNRNSSRRVQNMGFTPDGRLWMLARGGQIQFSTSAGVEEWDKAVSPEAATSWGLLDMAYRTPEEVWVTGGSGNLLCSFDGGKTWQKDREVEDIPSNLYKVVFFNPNQGFIMGQQGTLLKYQAPASAA; encoded by the coding sequence ATGCAAGCGATTAGAAAAAGTTTGGCGAAAATTGTCGCAGTACTGATGGTTTTTTGGGCCTCTACGGCCTGTGCTAACTCTTATCTGCCCTCTACTACCTACAATCCCTGGAAAGCGATTAGTGTGCCCACCGAGGCTACCCTCTATGACATAAGCTTTGGCTCTCCTCAGCATGGTTGGCTTGTAGGCAGTGATTCTACCATCCTGGAAACGGTGGATGGTGGAGAGAACTGGCAGCCTAAAGTGCTGCAACTGGGGGACCAGCGATATCGTTTTACATCCGTTAGTTTTCGGGATAAGGAAGGCTGGGTAACGGGTCAGCCCTCCATTCTGTTGCATACCACTGATGAGGGTAAGTCCTGGTCCAGGGTTCCTTTGAGCGAAAAGTTGCCGGGTTCTCCCAGTACCATCCTGTCTCTGGGGCAACTCTCAGCACAGATGACAACGGATATTGGGGCAATCTATAAGACGATGGATGGGGGTAAAACCTGGAAGGCGTTGGTGCAGCAAGCAGTGGGTGTGATTCGTAACATCTCCCGATCGACAGACGGTAAGTACGTTGCGGTATCCGCCAAAGGTAATTTCTATTCCATCTGGGAACCGGGTCAAGAGACCTGGGTTCCCCACAACCGCAATAGTTCCCGTCGCGTTCAGAATATGGGCTTTACACCCGATGGTCGGCTCTGGATGCTGGCCCGGGGAGGGCAAATTCAGTTCAGCACTTCTGCTGGTGTGGAGGAATGGGATAAGGCTGTTAGCCCTGAAGCGGCCACAAGCTGGGGCTTGTTAGATATGGCTTATCGCACGCCCGAAGAAGTCTGGGTTACTGGCGGAAGTGGCAACCTGCTTTGTAGTTTCGATGGTGGTAAAACCTGGCAAAAAGATCGGGAGGTAGAGGATATTCCCTCTAATCTGTATAAGGTTGTTTTCTTTAACCCAAATCAGGGTTTCATTATGGGCCAGCAGGGAACTCTCCTGAAGTACCAGGCTCCAGCTTCCGCTGCCTAG
- a CDS encoding rubredoxin gives MSTEVVDPKMLDRYECQACGYVYEPVKGDDKQNISAGTAFDSLPINWRCPVCGARTKQFKSIGPLGTPSGFRENLGYGLGVNSLTPGQKNILIFGALALAVLFFLSLYGLR, from the coding sequence ATGAGCACTGAAGTTGTAGATCCAAAAATGCTCGATCGTTACGAGTGTCAGGCTTGTGGTTACGTTTATGAGCCTGTTAAAGGTGATGACAAGCAGAACATATCTGCTGGTACTGCCTTTGATAGTTTACCGATTAACTGGCGATGTCCAGTTTGTGGTGCCCGGACTAAGCAGTTTAAAAGTATTGGCCCTCTGGGAACCCCTTCCGGATTTAGGGAGAACCTGGGTTACGGTCTGGGCGTGAATAGTTTGACCCCAGGCCAGAAAAATATTCTGATTTTTGGTGCCCTGGCCCTGGCTGTGCTCTTCTTTTTGAGCCTGTACGGTCTTCGTTGA
- the ndhC gene encoding photosynthetic/respiratory NAD(P)H-quinone oxidoreductase subunit C, translating into MFVLSGYEYLLGFLIVCSLLPVAALVMSRLLSPKPIAPSRRTTYESGIEPTGGAWIQFNIRYYMFALVFVIFDVETVFLYPWAVAFNRLGLLAFIEALIFIAILVIGLVYAWRKGALEWS; encoded by the coding sequence GTGTTTGTTCTTAGCGGCTATGAGTACCTGTTGGGCTTCTTGATTGTATGCAGCCTGCTGCCTGTAGCAGCATTAGTCATGTCCAGGTTGCTTAGCCCCAAACCGATCGCTCCCTCCCGGCGGACAACTTATGAATCAGGCATTGAGCCTACAGGGGGTGCCTGGATTCAGTTCAATATTCGTTACTACATGTTTGCCCTGGTTTTTGTCATTTTTGACGTTGAAACTGTTTTCTTATACCCCTGGGCAGTCGCTTTTAATCGCCTGGGCTTGCTCGCTTTTATTGAAGCTCTAATTTTTATCGCGATTCTGGTTATTGGCCTCGTTTATGCTTGGCGGAAAGGAGCTCTAGAATGGTCATAA
- a CDS encoding NADH dehydrogenase subunit K translates to MLQPGESLLNPIERPQVTQELSENVILTTVDDLYNWARLSSLWPLLYGTACCFIEFAALIGSRFDFDRFGLIPRATPRQADLIITAGTITMKMAPALVRLYEQMPNPKYVIAMGACTITGGMFSVDSPSAVRGVDKLIPVDVYLPGCPPRPEAIIDAIIKLRKKITNDSLQERGRLDQTHRYYTAPHKMKVVSPILTGQYLQSDARQAPPKELMDAIGMPVPPALMSAATQKEEVSRG, encoded by the coding sequence ATGCTGCAACCCGGGGAAAGCTTGCTGAACCCGATCGAGCGGCCCCAGGTTACGCAGGAGCTCTCCGAAAATGTGATCCTGACTACGGTCGATGACCTCTACAACTGGGCTCGCCTCTCCAGCCTGTGGCCCCTCCTGTACGGAACAGCCTGCTGCTTTATCGAATTCGCAGCCCTGATTGGTTCTCGGTTCGACTTCGATCGCTTTGGTCTGATTCCCAGAGCCACCCCCCGCCAGGCAGACTTAATCATTACAGCGGGCACCATTACGATGAAAATGGCTCCAGCTCTGGTGCGACTGTACGAGCAGATGCCAAATCCCAAGTATGTAATTGCTATGGGAGCCTGTACAATCACAGGCGGCATGTTCAGTGTCGATTCTCCAAGCGCTGTCCGGGGTGTTGACAAGTTGATCCCAGTCGATGTCTATCTACCTGGCTGCCCTCCACGCCCAGAAGCGATTATTGATGCCATTATCAAGCTACGCAAGAAAATTACTAACGACTCCCTGCAAGAGCGAGGGCGGCTGGATCAAACCCATCGCTACTACACAGCTCCTCACAAAATGAAGGTCGTTTCCCCGATTCTGACAGGCCAATATCTGCAATCCGATGCCCGTCAGGCTCCCCCGAAAGAACTGATGGACGCGATCGGCATGCCTGTTCCACCAGCTCTGATGTCGGCTGCCACACAGAAAGAGGAGGTTTCCCGTGGCTGA
- a CDS encoding NAD(P)H-quinone oxidoreductase subunit J, whose translation MAEEQIQPTPGSSLAEAGSVSRWLIDNGFDHETLERDQSGVEVLKVDRDFLVPIATALYAYGFNYLQCQGGYDLGPGQDLVSFYHLVKVSNDVSQVEEVRLKVFLPRQDPRIASVYWIWKAADFQEREAYDMYGIVYEGHPNLKRILMPEDWVGWPLRKDYISPNFYELQDAY comes from the coding sequence GTGGCTGAAGAGCAAATTCAACCCACCCCAGGATCTTCCTTGGCTGAAGCTGGTTCTGTTTCTCGCTGGTTGATAGATAATGGTTTTGACCACGAAACCCTGGAACGAGATCAATCCGGGGTAGAGGTTCTTAAGGTCGATCGAGATTTCCTGGTGCCGATCGCCACTGCCCTTTACGCCTATGGGTTTAACTACCTGCAGTGTCAGGGTGGATATGACCTCGGTCCAGGGCAGGATCTGGTCAGTTTCTATCACCTGGTTAAAGTCAGCAATGATGTGAGTCAGGTGGAAGAAGTCCGTCTTAAAGTGTTCCTACCCAGACAGGACCCCCGCATTGCTTCAGTCTATTGGATCTGGAAGGCAGCGGATTTCCAGGAACGGGAAGCCTATGACATGTATGGCATTGTCTACGAAGGGCATCCCAACCTGAAACGAATTCTCATGCCAGAGGATTGGGTGGGTTGGCCTCTACGCAAGGACTATATTTCACCCAATTTCTACGAACTCCAGGATGCCTATTAA
- a CDS encoding chromophore lyase CpcT/CpeT, with protein sequence MAAPIRANEITSMGQQVEEVVSFLVGTMDTSAQAAVNSEVSNVKLVACQVNLDEIPAARRSPVFFLYQEQFLVSRPGKPYRQRFLQLAPAFDGRSVESLAFKPKDLPRWVGFCDRPLMERKVSWPDIGTPVCSVFLKKSGSAYWGRTPADGCPAQYKGAVRITNRVLLTAEGMETWDRGFDAAGKQVWGAGTESYKFKRTPQSTMR encoded by the coding sequence ATGGCAGCCCCAATCAGGGCGAATGAAATCACTTCGATGGGGCAGCAGGTGGAAGAAGTCGTTTCTTTCCTGGTTGGAACGATGGATACTTCTGCCCAGGCGGCAGTGAATTCAGAGGTTTCCAATGTCAAACTTGTGGCCTGTCAAGTTAACTTAGACGAAATTCCTGCTGCGCGACGATCGCCAGTCTTCTTTCTTTACCAGGAACAGTTCCTGGTTTCCCGACCGGGTAAACCTTACCGACAAAGATTCCTCCAACTTGCACCAGCATTTGATGGCCGGAGTGTAGAGTCCCTAGCGTTCAAGCCTAAGGATTTGCCGCGTTGGGTGGGCTTTTGCGATCGCCCCCTGATGGAAAGAAAGGTGAGCTGGCCAGATATTGGGACTCCGGTGTGTAGCGTGTTCTTGAAAAAATCTGGCTCGGCCTATTGGGGTCGCACGCCAGCAGATGGATGTCCAGCTCAATATAAAGGGGCTGTCCGAATCACCAATCGGGTTTTGCTGACGGCTGAGGGAATGGAAACCTGGGACCGGGGCTTTGATGCAGCGGGCAAACAAGTTTGGGGGGCTGGAACTGAATCCTACAAGTTTAAGCGAACCCCACAGAGCACAATGCGTTAA
- a CDS encoding rhodanese-like domain-containing protein, whose protein sequence is MQQVQEISVKALAERMQSEDNVQLVDVREPQELEMASIEGFDNFPLSRFSEWGEQIKTRLDPDLETLVICHHGMRSAQMCQWLIGQGFTNVKNVAGGIDAYSVLVNPQVPRY, encoded by the coding sequence ATGCAGCAAGTGCAGGAAATCAGCGTTAAGGCGCTCGCCGAACGAATGCAATCTGAAGACAACGTTCAACTGGTGGATGTGCGAGAGCCCCAGGAACTGGAGATGGCCAGTATTGAGGGCTTTGACAACTTTCCCCTGAGCCGATTTTCTGAATGGGGAGAGCAGATTAAGACCCGGCTTGATCCCGACCTTGAGACTCTGGTGATCTGTCATCACGGCATGAGATCGGCCCAGATGTGCCAGTGGTTAATCGGACAAGGATTTACTAACGTCAAGAATGTGGCTGGCGGCATTGACGCCTACTCAGTGCTGGTCAATCCACAGGTGCCGCGATATTAA
- the dxr gene encoding 1-deoxy-D-xylulose-5-phosphate reductoisomerase: MKAITILGSTGSIGTQTLEIVTQYPEQFRVIGLATGRNVAMLAAQIRQFRPQIAAIREADQLADLRAAVADVTPQPILLGGEAGVTEVARYGEAEAVVTGIVGCAGLLPTIAAIEAGKDIALANKETLIAGGPVVLPLIQKHGIKLLPADSEHSAIFQCLQGVPQGGLRRILLTASGGAFRDWPVEKLAEVKVADALKHPNWSMGRKITVDSATLMNKGLEVIEAHFLFGMDYDDIEIVIHPQSIIHSLIELQDTSVLAQLGWPDMRLPLLYALSWPERIHTDWPQLDLVKAGDLTFRAPDHQKYPCMQLAYAAGRAGGSMPAVLNAANEQAVALFLDEQIRFLDIPRVIEQTCDRYQAQNRPDPHLEDILDADRWARQAVLEASQTLQSSPVISVC; this comes from the coding sequence GTGAAAGCGATTACCATCCTAGGTTCTACCGGTTCCATCGGCACTCAGACGCTGGAGATCGTCACCCAGTATCCGGAACAGTTTCGGGTAATTGGGTTAGCCACAGGGCGCAATGTAGCCATGCTGGCAGCTCAGATCCGGCAATTCCGGCCTCAAATTGCAGCCATTCGTGAGGCCGATCAGCTGGCGGATTTGCGGGCCGCTGTCGCCGATGTCACCCCCCAGCCGATTCTGTTGGGGGGTGAGGCCGGAGTGACAGAAGTTGCCCGCTATGGAGAAGCTGAAGCCGTTGTCACTGGAATCGTCGGCTGCGCGGGCCTATTGCCCACGATCGCGGCGATCGAAGCCGGTAAAGATATCGCCCTAGCCAACAAAGAAACCCTGATTGCAGGGGGGCCAGTTGTTTTACCCCTGATTCAAAAACACGGCATCAAATTGCTCCCAGCCGATTCAGAACACTCGGCTATTTTTCAATGCCTCCAGGGCGTTCCCCAGGGAGGATTACGGCGGATTTTGTTAACCGCTTCTGGGGGAGCCTTCCGGGATTGGCCGGTGGAAAAACTTGCTGAAGTCAAGGTTGCTGATGCGCTGAAACATCCCAACTGGTCGATGGGCCGCAAGATCACTGTGGATTCAGCAACATTGATGAATAAAGGGCTGGAAGTCATCGAAGCCCACTTTCTCTTCGGCATGGATTATGACGATATTGAAATCGTCATCCACCCCCAAAGCATCATCCATTCTCTGATTGAGCTGCAGGACACCTCCGTACTAGCCCAATTGGGTTGGCCCGATATGCGACTCCCCCTGCTTTACGCCCTTTCCTGGCCAGAACGCATCCACACAGACTGGCCCCAACTCGATCTGGTAAAAGCCGGAGACCTGACCTTCCGGGCTCCCGATCACCAGAAGTATCCCTGCATGCAACTAGCCTATGCCGCTGGTCGAGCGGGTGGCTCCATGCCTGCCGTCCTGAATGCAGCCAACGAACAGGCCGTGGCCCTCTTCCTGGATGAGCAGATCCGATTCCTGGATATTCCCCGGGTGATCGAACAGACCTGCGATCGTTACCAGGCCCAAAACCGTCCAGATCCTCATCTGGAAGATATTCTAGACGCCGATCGCTGGGCCAGACAGGCTGTCCTGGAAGCGAGCCAAACCCTCCAATCCAGCCCGGTGATTTCTGTTTGTTAA
- the queA gene encoding tRNA preQ1(34) S-adenosylmethionine ribosyltransferase-isomerase QueA — translation MMNGYKADAADRLLTAYDYDLPEGLIAQNPVVPRDTSRLLVVKSPTDYSHHIFRELPNFLRSGDLLVLNDTRVIPARLYGYKASGAAIEVLLLEKQAPHRWVALVKPGRRLKLGAEILFGEPVHARPMSEAIQPLLRAMVVAVDDATGGRILEFDLPPEQSLEDHLERLGQMPLPPYITQSQASSEQYQTVYAEKPGSAAAPTAGLHFTPELLERLQHQGIDRAIITLHVGVGTFRPVETADITDHKMHSEWVEVSPETVERVRRTKARGGRVIAVGTTATRSLEGAAQSGELCPLSGKVDLFIYPGYQWQVVDGLVTNFHLPCSSLLMLVSALIGRQRLLDLYREAIDHQYRFFSFGDAMLILPEARQG, via the coding sequence ATGATGAATGGGTATAAAGCTGACGCCGCTGATCGACTGCTGACTGCGTATGACTATGACCTGCCGGAGGGGCTGATTGCTCAGAATCCGGTGGTTCCCCGTGATACCTCCAGGCTGCTAGTGGTCAAATCTCCGACAGATTATAGTCATCACATTTTCCGGGAATTACCGAATTTCCTGCGCTCAGGAGATTTGCTGGTTTTGAATGATACCCGGGTAATACCGGCTCGATTGTATGGCTATAAAGCTAGTGGAGCTGCGATCGAAGTCTTGCTCTTGGAGAAGCAGGCCCCTCATCGTTGGGTGGCTCTGGTGAAGCCGGGGAGACGACTGAAACTGGGGGCGGAGATTCTTTTCGGCGAGCCGGTCCATGCCAGACCAATGTCTGAGGCAATCCAACCCCTTTTACGCGCTATGGTCGTGGCTGTGGATGACGCCACCGGGGGACGGATTTTGGAATTTGACTTGCCGCCAGAACAGTCCCTGGAGGACCATTTGGAACGATTGGGTCAGATGCCTCTGCCCCCTTATATCACCCAGTCTCAAGCTAGTTCAGAGCAATATCAGACGGTTTATGCTGAGAAGCCAGGGTCTGCTGCCGCTCCAACTGCCGGATTACACTTCACACCAGAGCTGTTGGAGCGGTTGCAGCATCAGGGCATCGATCGGGCGATCATCACCTTACATGTGGGTGTGGGAACTTTTCGCCCGGTGGAAACGGCGGATATTACGGATCACAAGATGCACAGCGAATGGGTAGAGGTGTCACCAGAGACCGTGGAACGGGTTCGTCGGACCAAAGCTCGGGGCGGGCGGGTGATTGCTGTAGGAACAACCGCGACCCGATCGCTGGAAGGGGCGGCCCAATCTGGGGAATTGTGTCCTCTCTCAGGCAAAGTGGATTTGTTTATCTACCCGGGCTATCAATGGCAGGTAGTGGATGGCTTGGTGACTAATTTTCACCTGCCTTGTTCCAGCTTGTTGATGTTGGTGAGTGCCCTGATCGGTCGTCAACGCTTGCTGGATCTTTATCGAGAGGCGATTGATCACCAGTATCGATTTTTTTCCTTTGGGGATGCCATGTTGATTCTGCCGGAGGCAAGGCAGGGATAG
- a CDS encoding DUF732 domain-containing protein: MEYIYYLSNASLTLRVVEHLHAAPQLPVRFMTVIHQIDGWIVKIKLSRPLNAQDDGDFRAYLNELGIPYEPEIRIQMALWSLETGQSAVEVMRCYQVAIVSHGNPDRSEIEEFRKQFVMGLGYCPETLA, from the coding sequence ATGGAGTACATTTATTACCTCTCAAACGCCAGCCTCACCTTGAGGGTTGTCGAACACCTACATGCTGCGCCTCAATTGCCAGTTCGGTTCATGACCGTAATTCACCAAATTGACGGCTGGATTGTCAAGATTAAGTTGAGCCGTCCTCTGAACGCTCAAGACGATGGAGATTTCCGTGCCTATCTGAATGAATTAGGGATTCCCTACGAACCTGAAATCAGAATTCAGATGGCCCTCTGGAGCCTGGAAACTGGTCAATCTGCAGTAGAGGTGATGCGGTGTTATCAGGTTGCGATCGTTTCCCATGGAAATCCTGATCGCAGTGAAATCGAAGAATTTCGCAAGCAATTCGTAATGGGACTGGGCTACTGCCCGGAGACATTAGCCTGA
- the mazG gene encoding nucleoside triphosphate pyrophosphohydrolase, with product MTESTVLKALQNLVAVVAKLRSPEGGCPWDLAQTPQSLIPYVIEEAYEVVDAIQTGDPSAIAEELGDLLLQVVLQSQIASEQGQFDLEAVAQGITEKLIRRHPHVFGDVVVQTVDEVRQNWEQIKRVEKGEDVDATPLMSRKLSRYARTLPPLTATLKISRKAATAGFEWENVEGVWGKFEEELAEFQQALLQESKGQQQAELGDLLFTIVNLARWYDLDPAEALQETNRRFIRRFSQVEAAVDRPLTDYSLEELEVLWQQAKERLKRDSP from the coding sequence GTGACTGAATCTACCGTTTTGAAAGCATTACAAAACCTGGTTGCGGTTGTAGCAAAGTTGCGCTCACCTGAGGGGGGGTGTCCCTGGGATCTGGCTCAAACACCTCAGAGCCTCATTCCTTACGTGATTGAAGAAGCCTATGAGGTGGTGGATGCCATTCAAACAGGGGATCCTTCTGCGATCGCAGAGGAACTGGGAGATCTGTTGCTGCAGGTTGTGCTACAGTCGCAAATTGCTAGCGAACAGGGGCAGTTCGATCTGGAAGCAGTGGCACAGGGTATTACAGAAAAATTGATCAGACGCCATCCCCATGTTTTTGGAGATGTTGTGGTTCAGACAGTTGACGAGGTGCGCCAGAATTGGGAGCAGATCAAGAGGGTTGAGAAAGGGGAAGACGTTGATGCTACCCCCCTAATGAGTCGGAAACTCAGTCGCTATGCACGGACCTTGCCTCCTTTGACGGCAACTCTGAAAATTTCTCGCAAAGCCGCAACGGCGGGCTTTGAATGGGAAAATGTGGAGGGGGTTTGGGGTAAGTTTGAGGAAGAACTGGCTGAGTTCCAACAGGCTTTGCTACAGGAGAGTAAGGGCCAGCAGCAGGCAGAGCTTGGGGATCTACTGTTCACGATCGTGAATCTGGCCCGCTGGTACGACCTCGATCCTGCGGAAGCGCTTCAAGAAACCAATCGGCGCTTCATCAGGCGATTCTCTCAGGTTGAGGCAGCGGTGGATCGTCCTCTGACAGACTATTCGTTGGAAGAACTGGAGGTGCTCTGGCAACAGGCTAAAGAACGCTTGAAAAGGGATTCACCGTAA